The nucleotide sequence ACGTCGATAACGATCCTCACTCTCCTGAATAGAAATAAAATTACGATGGATAAGGGAATAAAAGAACCACCCGGATAAAAATACGTACGCCATGCCTTTCATCACAGAAAACATATACGTTTCAAAAAGTTCAATATTCGGAATGAATTGCGTTAATACCCAATCACTACCAAATATCCACAATCCACTTAACGTAATGTAAATAACGACGATGTTTAATGATGGATTTTTCGATTTCATCAATATCCTTAATCTCCAATCCTCGTAACATATTCTTTTCTTTTATGATAGACCACAATTTGGGAGATTTCTAGTGTTGTCACGTATATGACAATGAAACTAGGTCAACAGTCCCTCCAATCGACATAATCCTCTATTTGTGAGGGTGGTGAGGTACTAATTGTGAGTCAATTCATTACCATACGGGCGAGGGGGGTAAACTCACTATGAGTGATTTCTTTTCACTATGCGCGCGGACGGGCTCTCTATGCGCGTATTTCCTTTCCCTATCCGCGCGGAGATCTTCTCTTTGCGCCTATTCCTTTTCCCTATGCGCGCGGAGATCTACACTATGCGCCTGGCCCTCTTCCCTATGCGCGCGAAGATCTTCTCTTTGCGCCTATTCCTTTTCCCTATGCGCGCGAGAATGCACTCTATGCGCGGCTCCACTACTCCTATGCGCGCGGACGGGCTATCTATGCGCCTATTCCTCTTCCCTATGCGCGCGAAACTCTATTCTATGCGCCTATTCCTTTTCCCTATGCGCGCGAAACTCTACTTTATGCGCCTGGCCCTCTTCCCTATGCGCGCGAAGATCAACTCTATGCGCCTATTCCTCTTCCCTATGTGCGCGGAACTCTATTCTATGCGCCTTTATCCTTTTCCTATGCGCGCGGAACTCTTCTCTTTGCGCCTTTATCCTTTTCCTATGCGCGCGAGCATGCACTCTATGCGCCTATTTCCTTTCCCTTTGCGCGCGGAACTCTTCTCTTTGCGCCTTTATCCTTTTCCTATGCGCGGGCTCCTTACCCTACGCGCGCGGAACTCTTCTCTTTGCGCCTATTCCTTTTCCCTATGCGCGGCTCCACTACTCCTATGCGCGTGCAGACCAACTCTATGCGCCTACTTCCTTTCCCTTTGCGCGCGGAACTCAATCCTATGCGCGCGAAGACCATGTCTATGCGCCTATTCCCTTTTCCTATGCGCGCGGAGATCTTCTCTTTGCGCCTGGCCCTCTTCCCTATGCGCACGAGCATGCACTCTATGCGCGGCTCCACTACTCCTATGCGCGCGAAACTCTTCTCTATGCGCCTATTTCCTTTTCCTATGCGCGTGCAGACCAACTCTATGCGCCTTTATCCTTTCCCTATGCACGCGGAACTCTATTCTATGCGCCTACTCCTCTTCTCTTTACGCATGGCACATCCTCTTTGAAACCGAGGTCAAATGAGCCCAAAAATAAAAGCAGCTATCCGAAAAGGGATAACTGCTACTATGTTATGCGATTGGCGTTCCGTTTGGGACAGGTTCGTCTGAATTTAGGAGAATGACGTCGCCCTTTTTTGGTACGGCGCCGAGTACGAGTACTTCTGATTTAAAGCCGGCGATTCGGCGAGGTGGGAAGTTGACGACAGCGATGACTTGTTTGCCGATCATGCTTTGCGGGGTGTAGCGCTCGGTAATTTGAGCACTGGAATTTTTCGTTCCGATTTCGTCCCCAAAGTCGATAGAGAGCTTTATTGCAGGTACGCGCGCTCCTTGTAATGGTTCCGCGGTTAACACTGTGCCGACTCGAATGTCTAATTTCATAAAGTCTTCAATCGTTGCCAAGATGGTTATCCTCCTTTCGCATCCATTAAAAGCTTCTTTTTCGGCTCATATGATAAAAGAAGTATCGAGCAAAGTAATAGGAAAATGCCTATCCATACTGTGGTTGACAATACTTCACCGATGACAAATGCCCCCAATAAAGTGGCCGTTAATGGTTCGGCGAGGGCTAATGTAACGGCGGTTGATGAAGGTAAAACCGTCAAACCTTTTGCAAAGAGTAAGTATGACAGCCCTGTGGCGAAAACGCCAATGTAGATTGATGTTCCGATTCCCCGTAAGGTAAAAAGCCAACTCATGTCGATAAAAAACAAGATTGGAAATAACAAAATAGCACTGAATGTAAAGACGGCTGCAACGACCGTGTTGGAGTCATGATTAGCAATCAATTGTTTACTTGCTATTGTGTACACCGCAAAGGAAAGACCTGCACCTATTGCGAGCATAACCCCAAGCGGGTGAATAATAAGCGGACCTTCATTTTGAAATAGGAAAAAGCAACCCACTAATGCACATGCTGTTGCATAAAACCACGTGATGCGCGGTTTTTTCTTTAACAGAGCCCACTCGATGATGCCAGCTAAAATGGGTGAGCTTCCGATTCCGACAACCGTACCAACAGCAATTCCCGTTAATTTAACGGCGGAAAAAAAGAAAGGTTGATAACAAGCCATGCTTATCGATGCGATGAATACGGCTTTGAAAGACAGCTGTTGGAGTTGAAACTTGCGCTGCAACAGAACAACGACAAGTAGCGTCCCTCCTCCAATTAATAGCCGAATCGCTCCAAATCCAAGCGGGTTTGTGTCCTCTGGAGCAAACGCTTGAGTGGTGCCCGTTGTCCCCCATAAAATCGCCGCGAGCAAAGCTAGTAAAATCGCCTGATGACGTGACATTTTCCATCGCCTCTTTCTCTATTTCTACTCGATATGTTGTAGTATAAAATAGGTACGATACGAAAGTTTAGCTCATTTTGACATCTTTTTTAGCTCATTTTAGTTGATTTCGATATTCTTTTGGCGAT is from Bacillus kexueae and encodes:
- the csaA gene encoding chaperone CsaA, which translates into the protein MATIEDFMKLDIRVGTVLTAEPLQGARVPAIKLSIDFGDEIGTKNSSAQITERYTPQSMIGKQVIAVVNFPPRRIAGFKSEVLVLGAVPKKGDVILLNSDEPVPNGTPIA
- a CDS encoding EamA family transporter produces the protein MSRHQAILLALLAAILWGTTGTTQAFAPEDTNPLGFGAIRLLIGGGTLLVVVLLQRKFQLQQLSFKAVFIASISMACYQPFFFSAVKLTGIAVGTVVGIGSSPILAGIIEWALLKKKPRITWFYATACALVGCFFLFQNEGPLIIHPLGVMLAIGAGLSFAVYTIASKQLIANHDSNTVVAAVFTFSAILLFPILFFIDMSWLFTLRGIGTSIYIGVFATGLSYLLFAKGLTVLPSSTAVTLALAEPLTATLLGAFVIGEVLSTTVWIGIFLLLCSILLLSYEPKKKLLMDAKGG